TCACCTCGTGAATCATGGTGAGTTCAAGATGCGTGTTGGGGTCGTCCACGGGTATTCGCGAGTTCTCGGAGAGTAGAACCGCAAACCATGCCACGACAAGCAACGCGATAATTCCGATCGAGGCGACGGAACCGGTAGACGTGGGTGCGGCAAGCATGTGTGATAGGCTCAAGCTTTCGGTCAGCCGCGCCAACACGGCGAAACCGAGGAACAAAGCCGGTTCCGCAAAACTGGAGAAGGTGACTTCTCGTGCGGCCCCCATCCCCTCAAACGATGAACCCGTATCCAAGGCGGCGCTCGCCGTGAAGAAGCGGCCAAGGGCAAGAAGATACGCGGCTAAAATAACGTCTCCCGTGAAAGATACCGGCGCCGCGTGCATTCCGAATGGAATGAGAAGACCCGCGAGAAGTACCGTCGTTAACGACACGGCAGGCCCCATGAGAAAGACCCATGTGGTGGTCCTGCTCAGCGTCAGGTCTTTTCGCATCAACTTGAAAACATCGGAGTACACCTGCGTCAGCGGCGGCCCTACCCGGCCGCCAAACCAAGCTTTGGTCTTGTTCACAATCCCCAGCACGAGCGGAGGAAGCAGTACCAGCACCAGAAGATGGATGACTATGTCGAAGAACCTTGCCATGCTCACCTACACGGTCGCCAGTAGGACCAGCAATGCGGCCACGATGTAGACCAAGTACAACTGTGCGCGTCCTTGTTGCATGACGCGCACAAGCGAGAACACGTCCGCGGTGCGCCTGAACAGGGGAACTACCAACTGGTCAAGGACAGTCTCCGGCACGTGGCTTCGAAATACGTTGGTTTTGGGCCAATAGCCTTCGAAATGCACTTTCGAAGTATGTGGCCGTAGCGCCCACCCAAAGAGATTGACCAACATCTGCGCGAATGACGATGCCGTGTACTGCATGCGCGCCGCGGGCGCGATGTAGCCGCAGTCCCACGTTCCGGTGTACGTGGTCGTGCCTCGCTTTCGGGCACGCCATAGCATGAAGAACACGACCGCGGTCCCCCCCGCGACAACAGAGCCAGCCGCCATCAGAGGAAGGATAGGGGCAATCTCAAACAGACTCGGCGTAAGGTCATGATGAGCGAACTGCCAGTCGGTTGTTGCGCGGTCCATAAATGCGACCACGACGACAGGCGCAAGTCCGATCAGAAAACACAAACCCGCGAGAAGACGCATTGGCACAGCCATGCTGGGCGAACATTCGGACCCTGATTCTGCAATCTCGGTACGCGGCTCACCCAAGAAGACAATGCCGTAGACCTTTACGAAGCAGGCGACAGCCAATCCGCCGATGAGCGCGAGGGCCGCCGCGGTAAACGGAGCCAATGGCCAGGATCGCGCGTCCAGAGCGTAAGCCCGAAACAATCCGATGTAAACGAACAACTCGCTGATGAAGCCGTTCAGTGGGGGCAAGCCGCAAATAGCCACGGCCCCGATCAAGAACATGAGCGCCGTATGTGGCATGCGCTTAGACAGCCCGCCCAAGCGCTCGATATCGCGCGTATGAGTCGCGTGTATGACTGCCCCGGCGGCCAAGAATAGGAGTGCCTTGAAAAGCCCGTGATTCCAGACGTGAAGAACCGCCCCGGCCATACCCAGCGCGACAAGCGCAGGCTGCCCCAGCGAACGCCCAACCATCGCCAGGCCAAACCCCATGAAGATGATCCCGATGTTTTCAATGCTGTGGTACGCAAGCAGGCGTTTTATATCGTGCTGTCCCAACGCAAAGGCGACACCCAAGACACCCGATACCACGCCCAGCGCCACGAGCAGACTCCCCCACCATAGTGGCGGATGGGGAAACAGCCAACACACGCGCATGACGCCATACACGCCCATCTTGATCACGACGCCGGAGAACAGCGCTGAAACGTGGCTGGGGGCGTTGGCGTGCGCGGAAGGCAGCCACACGTGCAAAGGGAATAGCCCTGCCTTAATGCCGAAACCCGCAACAGCGATGAGGAAAAGCAAAGCGCCGAATGCGGGCTGCTCTGAGAATGGCTTCAGTTCGAGCGTGCCGGTGATTGCGAAGTAGATGGCAAAGAAACCGAACAGAAGCAACGAACTCAAGTGCGTCGCGACGAGATAGACCCAACCGGCCTCTTGGACGTCCTTCTTCTCATGTTCCGTGGCAATCAGGAAGAATCCGGACAAGGCCATGATTTCCCACGCGGTCAGAAACAGCAATCCGTTGCGCGCGATGAGAAGTAGGGCCATCGCCGAAGTCATGAGTCCGTAGAAGAAACGCAGCCGCACACCATTTTCCGGGTGCTCCGCTTGCGCCCAGTACGACAGGCCATAAAGCGCGCCCAAGGCCGACAAAAGGAACACGGACACTAGAAACGCAGCACTGAGACCGTCGAGCGTCACGTGGAATGCGCCGCCGGGTACTGCCCACGGCACGTTCAATTCAGGCGTCGCATCGTTTGCGAAGGTGAGTACCGCGCCTACAGCACCGATGGAGGTTGCGGCCAATGTGATCCCAAATGACCAGCGCTGCCCGGTGTCGGAGACACGGGAAAAGACAAGCGACGGAAGTCCGCTGCATGCCAACAGCAGTATCGCGGCCAGGACTAGAGTGAGACTGGTCACGGTTGCGTCCCCTATCCTGTCCCTTGGGTCCGGCTGGAGGACACGGCGTCTTGTTCAATGTGCCGTATGCGCGTCACCACCACTTCCGTGCCTGCTCGCGCCTCCAGCAACCGTAGCATTTCCGGATCTTCCAGGATACTGCCCAGTTTGGAGAGCAGGTGCAGATGTGCCGAGATCGTCGGTGTGACCATCGTGAACAAGGCGAAGACCGGCTGAAGATCGATAGCCTCGAAGTCGATGGGATGGTTCAGGTAGGCCAACATGACCACGGGCTGGGTCACC
This genomic stretch from Candidatus Hydrogenedentota bacterium harbors:
- a CDS encoding NADH-quinone oxidoreductase subunit H; protein product: MARFFDIVIHLLVLVLLPPLVLGIVNKTKAWFGGRVGPPLTQVYSDVFKLMRKDLTLSRTTTWVFLMGPAVSLTTVLLAGLLIPFGMHAAPVSFTGDVILAAYLLALGRFFTASAALDTGSSFEGMGAAREVTFSSFAEPALFLGFAVLARLTESLSLSHMLAAPTSTGSVASIGIIALLVVAWFAVLLSENSRIPVDDPNTHLELTMIHEVMVLDHSGPAFGMIVYSAAVKLFVMSVLVVDLIVPKTGLGSPFDWLVFLVAMAAIGIAIGIVESSIARLRMVTVPKLLVSACLLAAFGASLLLR
- a CDS encoding hydrogenase; protein product: MTSLTLVLAAILLLACSGLPSLVFSRVSDTGQRWSFGITLAATSIGAVGAVLTFANDATPELNVPWAVPGGAFHVTLDGLSAAFLVSVFLLSALGALYGLSYWAQAEHPENGVRLRFFYGLMTSAMALLLIARNGLLFLTAWEIMALSGFFLIATEHEKKDVQEAGWVYLVATHLSSLLLFGFFAIYFAITGTLELKPFSEQPAFGALLFLIAVAGFGIKAGLFPLHVWLPSAHANAPSHVSALFSGVVIKMGVYGVMRVCWLFPHPPLWWGSLLVALGVVSGVLGVAFALGQHDIKRLLAYHSIENIGIIFMGFGLAMVGRSLGQPALVALGMAGAVLHVWNHGLFKALLFLAAGAVIHATHTRDIERLGGLSKRMPHTALMFLIGAVAICGLPPLNGFISELFVYIGLFRAYALDARSWPLAPFTAAALALIGGLAVACFVKVYGIVFLGEPRTEIAESGSECSPSMAVPMRLLAGLCFLIGLAPVVVVAFMDRATTDWQFAHHDLTPSLFEIAPILPLMAAGSVVAGGTAVVFFMLWRARKRGTTTYTGTWDCGYIAPAARMQYTASSFAQMLVNLFGWALRPHTSKVHFEGYWPKTNVFRSHVPETVLDQLVVPLFRRTADVFSLVRVMQQGRAQLYLVYIVAALLVLLATV